Below is a window of Halomicrobium mukohataei DSM 12286 DNA.
ACAACACCTACGACGCTCAAGAGTTAGACGATGACCACCCGGTTCGGCTCACCAACCAAGCCGCCGAGTTTGACCACTCTCCGGCGCGTGACTACGAGTTTACGTGGTGGGCACCACAACCCGGTCGTGGGACGAATTTCTGGATACCGCTTCGTATCAATCCCGAACAGGAGGATCTGTGGCACGACCTCGTAGATGGGAACGCTTCGGCAGGCCAACTCCGCCTGCAACGGAACCGCACATCGTGGACGTTACACGTCACTGTCGAGTTTCCGGTCGAAGAACCCGACTACGCGACGGACGGCGACGACGTGACGCACATCGGTCTGGATATTGGTGAAACTGCCCTGATAACGGGCTGTGCCCTCAAGGACGGTTCACCAACTGGCCCGTTCGTGTGTGACGGGAGCCGTGCGAAGCATCTCCGCAAAGAGATGCACACCACCCTGAAACGACTCCAAGAGCGAGACGCCGTCGAGTGGCGGATTGACGAGCGATTCAACCACTACCAGAACGCGCTTACCGATATTGTCGAGAAGGCGTCTCGGCAGGCCGTCGAGTACGCCCGGCAATTCGAGAAGCCGGTGCTGGTAATGGAGAACCTGACGTACATCCGCGAAGAATTGGACTACGGTTCGTACATGAACCGGCGACTCCATGCGTGGGCGTTCGCTCGATTACAGAACCGCGTCGAGGACAAATCGAAAGAGGCCGGTATCCCGGTCGAATACGTCCGACCGGAGTACACCAGCCAGACGTGCCACGCCTGCGGCCACATCGGAAACAGAGCCGCGCAAGCCACGTTCCGGTGTACCAACGACGAGTGTCACATCACGGAGTTTCAGGGCGATATAAACGGCGCAATCAACGTTGCACAACGGGCTGACCCGTGGGGAGAGAGCGTGCCGCTGAAACCGGCAGGCAATGACTCGCCTCGGGATGGGAGTGCCTGTGACAGCACCACGACCCACACCAAGCAGAGCCAACCACGGCAGATGACGCTTAGCGAGGTCGGGTCGGAACCCACTGCCGGTAGTTGACCGGTATTCCCATGTAGGGAAGCCGCGCCGTCATCGGGCTACGCCCGACTGCTTGAGGGATCTTCGATCCCTCTCCGTTCACGGCGCGGAGGATGTCACCTCGGTGCCGTCGCCAGCGCCCTCGCTGGGCGTGTGCTGGGCCGCGAGGACCGCCGCGTGACCGACGGACTGCTCTTGCTCGCCGGACTGACCCAGCTGTCGCTCGCACACGGCTTCGCTCGCCAGCCCGGCCGCTTCGCGATCCCGCTGGGGACGGTGTTCTGTGTCGCCGTCGTCTGGTGGTTCGACTGGTCGACGGTCCGCGCCGGTGTCGGGCTGTCATCGGAGTGACGGCTGGCACTAGGCTTTTCGGCTCGCACCCTCTTCGTTCGCACATGGGACTGACCCTCGACCACACGATGATCCGCGTCGAAGATCTCGACGAATCGCTCGACTGGTACACCACACACCTCGGTTACGAGGAGAAGGGTCGCTGGGAGGCCGAGACGTTCACCAACGTCTTCCTCGGTCCCGAGGACGTACACGAGGACGGTGCCCTGCTGGAACTCACGTACAACCACGACGGGCGCACGTACGAAATGGGCGACGCCTGGGGTCACATCGCGGTCCGCGTCGGGGACGTGACCGAGGCCTACCACGAGCTGATGGACGAGGGCGTCGAAGACTACCGCCCGCCCGAGGAAAACCCCGGCTACGCCTTCGTGAAAGACCCCGACGGCCACGAGATCGAGATCGTCGAACGCGACCACGGCGCACGCTACAGCCTCGATCACACGATGCTCCGCGTTGAGGACGCCGACGCTGCGATCGGCTGGTACGCCCGCAAGCTGGGCTTCGAGCCCGCCGGGCGCTGGGAGGCCGACACCTTCGCGAACTACTTCATGGCCGACCCCGACGCCGCCCAGGAGGCGATGACCGTCGAACTCACGTACAACTACGACGGGCGCACGTACGAGATGGGCGACGCGTGGGGCCACATCGCAGCCCGCGCCGACGACCTCGAAGACGCGTGGGAGTCGCTGATGGTTCGTGAAGCCGAGGAGTACCGCGACCCCGAATCCTGTGACTACAACTACGCGTTCACGAAAGACGCCGACGGCCACGAAGTCGAGATCGTCACGTCGTAAGGCTGTGCCAAGGCGGCGATCTCCTCGCCCTTTCTTTCACACGGAAATTTGCAGGTCTTTGCCAGATCGACCGCACGCCGTCGTGCGGTCGGCTGGGTAAACGCCCACAACCGTCCGTATCAGGGAACGAGCGAGATCAGCGACTTCTTGAGGAGTGTTCGACCCTCCTGGGTAAGCTCTCCCTTCGTCGCGCCGTTCAGTACCGTCGCCGGTGGGATCGTGTACAGCGCCCAGGGCATCAGGTACGACGCGTTACCGAACGAAATCCCATCGAGATGCTTTTCGGTGAGTTCCGGCGTGGTCTGGTGGTATTTTCCGGCACTCGTTCCGATGCACATCACGGTGCAATCGGTGGCGCTGAACGGGTGCGTCTCGTGGGCCAGGACGACGACCGGACGCTGAGAGTGGGCTTCTGTCGGATCCTGTGCCCAGCAAACGTCGCCCGCTGATAGCTTACTCATTCACGCCAGGGTCGTCTTCGAGTGCTTCGAGCTCTGCTTCGAGCTCCTCGTCGGTACGACCGTCGCCGATCTGTCGCTGGGGTTGCTCGGGCTCGGCGTCCGCATCACGATGATGACCGAACAGCCGATTCGCCTGACCGAGGCTGGAGACGTACCGCCGAACGTCGGCCCGTTCGCCGAGTGCGTGATAGTACCCGTCGTCGGTCTTTCCGACGAAGCCCTCGTCGTAGAGACGCTTGAGCGTGGCCGTAGCGGTACCGCGAGGGATCTCCAGCGCGTCCGCGATCTCTCGTGGGGCATATCCCCATTCGGGGTTTCGATAGAGGTGTGCCACGATGTCTGACTTCGTGGTCCCCGGCCGGAGGTCGATCTCGGCGTCGTGATCTTCGAGGAATACGGGCATCGTGTAACCGTATGTAATCGATTATAGCGTAAAACCGCTGCGGTCAGTCGGCGAGATCGGTCGGTGTCTGCGGTCTCTGCACGACCGACACACCTCACGATTGCGCGTCCATCGCTCGCACGAGGAAGATGTCGTCTCCCGTAGGACCGCAAAGCAGCCACGAATCGACGCCGCCGCCTGAACGACAATTCCGCCGATATCGGCCGCGACAGGCCGTGAGTATGTGTGTCATCCTCCCGCGAGTGACCACAAAGCATTTATAACACCCGACTAACGTTTTGACTGTACCCCTACCCATGGTGTCAGTAACGAGTATCCCGGTTCGGTCTGTACGCGGTTCGCCACAAGAGCCGCGTCCGACAGGGAGAAAGCTGCTGGCTCCGATTGCAACAGACAACAAACTATGACAGGAACTAACGATAAGGTTCGCAGCCTGTTCCTCTCTGCGCTGATGGTCATGTCCGTCGTCGCGATGGGCACGGCTTTCACTGCAGGAGCAGTTGCGGACACTAGCGGTAATGCGACTGTCGAAAGCCTCGAGGTTACGCAAAACCGCGTCCTCGAAGCTGACGACTCTCGTAGTAGCGACATTCAAACACAGACCGTCGAATTCGACGCATATCTCGAATCCGGCGACACGGAAGAGATCACGATCGACACGGCCGACGCTGAAGACAACGGCCTGACGATCGACGACGTTTCCGTCGACGGCTCCACGTCTAGCGACGTTTCCGTCGAGGACGTCGACTTCGACGACGACCAGATCACCTTCGATCTGAGCGAGGACGCCGGTGGCTCCACGGTCAATGATGCCACCGTCGCCCTCAACGTCGACTTCGACGTGAGTGACGGTGAGAACGCAAACCGTCTCGAACACGTCGTCACGGCAACTGGTGACGACGGGTCCACGACGCTCTCCCCGGTCACCGCCACGTACAAGATTGCCGGCGATTACTCGAAGACCGTCAACGGCGAGGATTCGGTCTTCGCTGGTGAGACGATCCGATTCACCCCCGGTGCCGAAAACACCCAGATCGAGGTCTACACGACCGACGACGAGGGTGCTCCGACGAACAACCGTGTTGCAAACTTCAACACGGCGTTCGACACCGCGATCAACTTCGACACGTCGAACCTCGACACTGGCGAGACGTACAACGTTCAGATCAGTGGCAGTGGTGTCACCGATACTGACTACGATCTCGCTGTCAACGACCTCGGCCTCGACGCCGAAGCACGTGACACGCAGATCTCCACGGAAGACCGCATCGTCGCGGACATCACGTCGAACGCGAACCTCGACGACCCGTGGACGGCTACGCTCCTCGACAGCGACGGTGAGGCCGTCGAGGACGACAACGGTGATGCAATCGAACGAACTGGTAGCTTCTCCGGCTCCGGTGCAGCAACCGTTCGATTCACCGCTCCGACCGACTCTGACCACTACGGCACTGGCAACTACTCGGTCGAAGTCACGCACGACGACACCGGCATCACGTCGGAAACCGACTCGATCGAAGTCTCGGAAGCCGGTGACGGCGACGTCTCCTTCGCTGGCGACGGCGTCTTCACCGAAGAAGCCGGTGACGTCGCGAACGTCACGGTCGAGATGACCAACACCGACGAAGCGACGGTCACCATCGGTACCGAAGATCAGGGTTACTACATCGTCTACCAGGTCTCTGACGAGAGCGGTGACGGTCAGGTCTCCCTCGAATTCAACAGCTACACCGCAGGCCGCACGTCCCAGGACAACGTCGTCAGCGTCGCTAACTCTGACGACGAGATCGAGTTCCTCACGCAGGGTGGCGACTTCACCAACACCTCCGAGGCTGTCGGCTCCGACACCCTCGACCCGACGGAATACGAGATGAACGCTTCCGTCGGCCACGTCGACATGGGCACCGACGACTACACTGACTCCGACGCGCTCGGCTCGCTCTCGCTGCAGCCGCGCTCGACCGACGGCATGCAGTCGTGGGTCACGCCGAAGGGCACCGACATCAGCGACCTCAGTGATGACGTTGGCAACATCTACGACGAGATCGGCTCGTCGATCACCGAGTCCGGCGAAGTCGCCTACGACGAC
It encodes the following:
- a CDS encoding RNA-guided endonuclease TnpB family protein; translation: METTTKTLEATLVPPTAHKERKLCDLLETYREGLHEAFDARCDTMSATSDVVTPYDLPYQAKAALCNYVPQLHNTYDAQELDDDHPVRLTNQAAEFDHSPARDYEFTWWAPQPGRGTNFWIPLRINPEQEDLWHDLVDGNASAGQLRLQRNRTSWTLHVTVEFPVEEPDYATDGDDVTHIGLDIGETALITGCALKDGSPTGPFVCDGSRAKHLRKEMHTTLKRLQERDAVEWRIDERFNHYQNALTDIVEKASRQAVEYARQFEKPVLVMENLTYIREELDYGSYMNRRLHAWAFARLQNRVEDKSKEAGIPVEYVRPEYTSQTCHACGHIGNRAAQATFRCTNDECHITEFQGDINGAINVAQRADPWGESVPLKPAGNDSPRDGSACDSTTTHTKQSQPRQMTLSEVGSEPTAGS
- a CDS encoding VOC family protein, with the translated sequence MGLTLDHTMIRVEDLDESLDWYTTHLGYEEKGRWEAETFTNVFLGPEDVHEDGALLELTYNHDGRTYEMGDAWGHIAVRVGDVTEAYHELMDEGVEDYRPPEENPGYAFVKDPDGHEIEIVERDHGARYSLDHTMLRVEDADAAIGWYARKLGFEPAGRWEADTFANYFMADPDAAQEAMTVELTYNYDGRTYEMGDAWGHIAARADDLEDAWESLMVREAEEYRDPESCDYNYAFTKDADGHEVEIVTS
- a CDS encoding winged helix-turn-helix domain-containing protein; this translates as MPVFLEDHDAEIDLRPGTTKSDIVAHLYRNPEWGYAPREIADALEIPRGTATATLKRLYDEGFVGKTDDGYYHALGERADVRRYVSSLGQANRLFGHHRDADAEPEQPQRQIGDGRTDEELEAELEALEDDPGVNE
- a CDS encoding DUF7282 domain-containing protein — encoded protein: MTGTNDKVRSLFLSALMVMSVVAMGTAFTAGAVADTSGNATVESLEVTQNRVLEADDSRSSDIQTQTVEFDAYLESGDTEEITIDTADAEDNGLTIDDVSVDGSTSSDVSVEDVDFDDDQITFDLSEDAGGSTVNDATVALNVDFDVSDGENANRLEHVVTATGDDGSTTLSPVTATYKIAGDYSKTVNGEDSVFAGETIRFTPGAENTQIEVYTTDDEGAPTNNRVANFNTAFDTAINFDTSNLDTGETYNVQISGSGVTDTDYDLAVNDLGLDAEARDTQISTEDRIVADITSNANLDDPWTATLLDSDGEAVEDDNGDAIERTGSFSGSGAATVRFTAPTDSDHYGTGNYSVEVTHDDTGITSETDSIEVSEAGDGDVSFAGDGVFTEEAGDVANVTVEMTNTDEATVTIGTEDQGYYIVYQVSDESGDGQVSLEFNSYTAGRTSQDNVVSVANSDDEIEFLTQGGDFTNTSEAVGSDTLDPTEYEMNASVGHVDMGTDDYTDSDALGSLSLQPRSTDGMQSWVTPKGTDISDLSDDVGNIYDEIGSSITESGEVAYDDGDADGDTVILQLEAGGIEGAIDHANGLKTLIDNNQDNDDDEAIDLTIEQTNEDANRNAKTLDFVNDDAISVIEDPENNSYFIAVELSKVDQPTRDLAEGDNFEATFTIEDDNVLNTIDDNEEVTSDFTLVEPNTELVTNSDDLILIESASGQTISGSTNYAPGTDLNVRVKSSDTASPFQTRPEATVQTDGTFTTEGADFSEVSPGTNLTLQTRRGGSAVGDEYDGRIGEVPTASVSISNQTTDGSTVTVDSVTTENGGFVAIHLNNASGEVIGNSEYLDSGTQQDVEISLDSALDENATVVAMPHQDTNDNEEYDFGDGDGADGPYTENGSAVTDSASITIQTTEDTPTPTDTPEDTPTDTATPDEGEDMTDTPTDDGGDETTTGDGAGFGAVVALVGLLAAALLATRRNN